The Desulfocurvibacter africanus subsp. africanus DSM 2603 region GGCCTGATCTGCGCCCAGCTCCTGTTCCTGGAGTCCGAGGACCCGGACAAGGAGATTTACATGTACATCAACTCACCTGGTGGCTCCGTGACCGCGGGAATGGCCATCTACGACACCATGGGCTACATCTCCTGCCCCGTGTCCACGCTATGCATCGGCCAGGCCGCCAGCATGGGCGCATTTCTGCTCTCTTCGGGCACCAAGGGCATGCGCTTCTCTCTGCCCAATTCGCGCATCCTCATACACCAGCCCATGGGCGGCTTCCAGGGCCAGGCCTCGGATATCGACATCCACGCCCGCGAGATTCTGCGCATGCGCGCCGACCTGAACCGCATCTTGGCCGAGAATACCGGTAAGGATCTGGCTCAGATCGAGCGAGACACGGATCGCGACTACTTCATGAGCGCTCAGGAAGCCCTTGAATACGGCCTTATCGACAAGATCATGGTTTCCAGAGGCAAGACGGCTTCCGAAAAAGGGCCAAAAGCTTAATGCCCTTGAAGATCAGCTACACGGGCCATGACGATATGGACGGCCTCCGAATGTGAGGCATCCAAGAGCGATTGTCGAGCCAAGCTCGATACTGCGCAGTTGGAAGTACAAGGCGGACTCTATCGCCCGTCAGTTTAAGATAACGCTACTCGCGTCAGGAGCGAGCAAGCAAAGGACGAGCTTCTAAGGAAGATAGGAAAGAAGATGGCCAAGAATTCGCATTTGCCCCCGGATCTCTGCTGCTCCTTCTGCGGCAAGGTCCAAGAAGAGGTGCAGCGCCTCATCGCCGGACCCGAGGTTTATATCTGCGACGAGTGCGTCTCGCTTTGCAACGAGATCATCGCCCAGGAATCCGTCTCCGAGGGCCTCGAGGATGGCCGCCTGCTTACCCCGCAGGAGATCAAGGACCAGCTGGATGAGCACGTCATTGGCCAGGAGCAGGCCAAGAAAGTCCTCTCCGTGGCTGTGCACAACCACTATAAGCGTGTCTACTACGCCGATACCGCCGGCGAGGACGTGGAGATCGACAAGTCCAACATCCTGCTGCTTGGCCCCACGGGCTGCGGCAAGACTCTGTTGGCCCAGACGCTGGCGCGCGTTCTCAAGGTTCCCTTCGCCATCGCCGACGCCACGACCCTGACCGAGGCGGGCTATGTGGGCGAGGACGTGGAGAACATCCTGGTTCAGCTCCTGCAGAACGCGGACTATGATATCGAGGCCGCCAGCCGTGGTATCGTCTACATCGACGAAATCGATAAGATAGCGCGCAAGGGCGATTCGCCTTCGATCACCCGCGATGTGTCGGGCGAGGGCGTGCAGCAGGCTCTGCTCAAGATCATCGAGGGCACCGATGCCAACATCCCGCCCAAGGGTGGCCGCAAGCATCCGCAGCAGGAGTTCATCCGCCTGAATACCTCGAACATCCTGTTCATCATGGGCGGAGCGTTCATCGGCCTGGACAAGATCATCCAGCAGCGCATGCGCGGCGGAGCCATGGGCTTCGGCGCCAAGGTGGAGGGCAAGCGCGAGCTGAGCATAAGCGAGCTCCTGCGCTTCGCGCATCCCAACGATCTGGTCAAGTTCGGCATGATTCCGGAGTTCGTGGGCCGCGTGCCCGTGGTGACCTCACTGATCGACCTGGGCGAGGACGATCTGGTGCGTGTGCTCACCGAGCCCAAGAACGCCCTGGTCAAGCAGTACCAGAAGCTCTTCGAACTGGATAAGGTCAGACTGCGCTTCACGGCCAACGCCCTGCGCGGCATTGCCCAACAAGCCATTCTGCGTAAGACCGGCGCCCGAGGCCTGCGCAACGTGATGGAGAGCATCATGCTCGAAATCATGTTCCGTCTGCCGTCCATGACCGGGGTCAAGGAGTGCGTCATCAATAAATCGGTGGTGGAAAAGGGCGTGGATCCATTGCTCTTCTATCATCAGGAAGCCAAGTCGGCCTAGTCGACACACACGCAGCTCGTCCCGCATTTGCGGGATAAAAAAGGCCGCCGGTTTGACATATTCACCGGCGGCCTTAATAATCTGGAATCCCGGCTGCCTGCCGGCCTGCGGGTTCTCCCTCCCGCCGGTTCCAACGTAATCAGGAGGCGCGATGTCCAAGTTTTTCTCCTTCGGAAACGATCCCTTCCTCGAGCGGATCGAGCTGCCGATCATGTCGCTGCGCGAAGTGGTCATGTTTCCCAAGTCCATCGTGCCCTTGTTCGTGGGGCGCGAGGCATCAATCAAGGCCATCGAGAACGCGCTGACCAAATACGACAAGAAGATATTTCTGGTCACCCAGAACGTGCCCGAGAAGGAGCGCCCCGAGCCTGGGGATCTTTTCTCCGTCGGCACTGTGAGCAAGATTCTCCAACTCCTGCGGCTGCCCGATGGCACCATCAAGGTGCTCTTCGAGGGTCTTCAGCGCGCCACCTGGGACAAGGAAACGTACCGTTTCGACCCCGAGCACGAGTATCCCATTGTCGAGACCGAGCCCATCAGCGATGACGACTCGGATACTCTGGAGGCTCAGGCTCTGGTTCGCGCCACCCACGAGGCCCTGGACAAGTACGCCAAGGTCAACAAGAAGCTGGCTCAAGAGACCGTGGCGGCCATGAATTCCCTGAATGCGCCGGGGCGGCTCGCCGATGCCATCATGCCGCACCTCAAGACCGAGTATGCCACCAAGCAGAAGGTCCTGGAGGAGTTCGACCCGATCAAGCGCCTGGAGGAGACCTTCGGGCTGCTCAATGCCGAAATTGAGATTTCGTCCCTGGAGAAGAAGATCAAGGGCCGGGTCAAGTCGCAGATGGAGCAGAATCAGAAGGACTACTACCTGAACGAGCAGCTCAAGGCCATCACCAAGGAGATGGGGCGCGAGGAGGATCCGGTCACCGAGATCCTGGAGCTCGAGAAGCGCATGCGCGAGAAGAACATGCCCGAGGAGGCCCGTGAGAAGGGCCTGCGCGAGTGCAAGAAGCTCAAGCAGATTCCGCCCAGCTCGGCCGAGTACACCGTGGTGCGCAACTACGTGGACTGGATTCTCGACTTGCCCTGGAACGAGCTCAAGGAAACGCCTCTGGACATGGCCAAGGCGCGGCAGATTCTGAACGAGGATCATTTCGGCCTGGACAAGCCCAAGCAGCGCATCCTGGAGTTTCTGGCCGTGCAGAGCCTGGTGGGCACTCTCAAGGGTCCCATTCTCTGCTTCGTGGGACCTCCGGGCGTGGGCAAGACCTCGTTGGCCAAGTCCATTGCCAGGTCCACGGACCGACCCTTCGTGCGCCTGTCCCTGGGCGGCGTGCGCGACGAGGCGGAGATCCGCGGTCATCGCCGGACCTACGTTGGTGCGTTGCCCGGCAAGATTATTCAGTCCCTGAAGCGGGTGAAGTACAACAACCCGGTGTTCATCCTGGACGAGGTGGACAAGATGAGCATGGACTTCCGCGGCGACCCTTCGGCCGCGCTGCTGGAGGTCCTGGATCCGGAGCAAAACAACGCCTTTGGTGACCACTATCTCGATCTGGATTACGATCTGTCCAAGATCTTCTTCATCACCACGGCCAAC contains the following coding sequences:
- the clpP gene encoding ATP-dependent Clp endopeptidase proteolytic subunit ClpP, producing MPFAQVPIVIETTGRTERAYDIYSRLLRDRIILLGYPIDDHIAGLICAQLLFLESEDPDKEIYMYINSPGGSVTAGMAIYDTMGYISCPVSTLCIGQAASMGAFLLSSGTKGMRFSLPNSRILIHQPMGGFQGQASDIDIHAREILRMRADLNRILAENTGKDLAQIERDTDRDYFMSAQEALEYGLIDKIMVSRGKTASEKGPKA
- the clpX gene encoding ATP-dependent Clp protease ATP-binding subunit ClpX; this encodes MAKNSHLPPDLCCSFCGKVQEEVQRLIAGPEVYICDECVSLCNEIIAQESVSEGLEDGRLLTPQEIKDQLDEHVIGQEQAKKVLSVAVHNHYKRVYYADTAGEDVEIDKSNILLLGPTGCGKTLLAQTLARVLKVPFAIADATTLTEAGYVGEDVENILVQLLQNADYDIEAASRGIVYIDEIDKIARKGDSPSITRDVSGEGVQQALLKIIEGTDANIPPKGGRKHPQQEFIRLNTSNILFIMGGAFIGLDKIIQQRMRGGAMGFGAKVEGKRELSISELLRFAHPNDLVKFGMIPEFVGRVPVVTSLIDLGEDDLVRVLTEPKNALVKQYQKLFELDKVRLRFTANALRGIAQQAILRKTGARGLRNVMESIMLEIMFRLPSMTGVKECVINKSVVEKGVDPLLFYHQEAKSA
- the lon gene encoding endopeptidase La, whose amino-acid sequence is MSKFFSFGNDPFLERIELPIMSLREVVMFPKSIVPLFVGREASIKAIENALTKYDKKIFLVTQNVPEKERPEPGDLFSVGTVSKILQLLRLPDGTIKVLFEGLQRATWDKETYRFDPEHEYPIVETEPISDDDSDTLEAQALVRATHEALDKYAKVNKKLAQETVAAMNSLNAPGRLADAIMPHLKTEYATKQKVLEEFDPIKRLEETFGLLNAEIEISSLEKKIKGRVKSQMEQNQKDYYLNEQLKAITKEMGREEDPVTEILELEKRMREKNMPEEAREKGLRECKKLKQIPPSSAEYTVVRNYVDWILDLPWNELKETPLDMAKARQILNEDHFGLDKPKQRILEFLAVQSLVGTLKGPILCFVGPPGVGKTSLAKSIARSTDRPFVRLSLGGVRDEAEIRGHRRTYVGALPGKIIQSLKRVKYNNPVFILDEVDKMSMDFRGDPSAALLEVLDPEQNNAFGDHYLDLDYDLSKIFFITTANSLHSIPAPLRDRMEIIELPGYLETEKRQIARSFLLPKQIKQHGLTEENLSLSDDAMLEVIRRYTKEAGVRSLERELASVCRKTAMKLVEEGNKEMAVQITAQNLQSILGVPKFRYGEKEETPQVGMTMGLAYTELGGELLTVETALMPGSGKVEITGKLGDVMQESARAAISYVRSRSDMFGLKPDFYKSVDIHIHVPEGAVPKDGPSAGVTLATSVVSALVNLPVRNDLAMTGEITLRGRVLPIGGLREKLLAAHRGLITTVLIPKDNAKDLKDVPEEILKDLEIIQVENMDDVLDKALACGESSPRAMFCATEDVQPIASTLLKDGVQARRAH